A section of the Microbacterium sp. MM2322 genome encodes:
- a CDS encoding NAD(P)/FAD-dependent oxidoreductase, which translates to MSAIRDVVIVGGGHNALVAAAYLARAGRTVTVLERQGHVGGAAVSERPWPGVDARLSRYSYLVSLLPRTVIDDLGLRIRLERRRYSSYTPMPDAPDRGILIDNADAAATAASFAHATGDGREAARFAEFYERLAPVGATLFPTVTAPLRREADVRASIGDDALWDAVTRQPLGALMRDSFDTDVARGIAFTDGLIGTFARSDDASLRQNRCFLYHVIGGGTGDWDVPVGGMGAVSGELERAARAAGAEIRTDTEVVSVSPDGEVEIAGGERLGARVVMSGVGAAVLDRLLRAGGAAGTNAPPPEGAQIKVNMLLARLPRLRDTEVDPRAAFAGTFHINETLSQVDAAYYRAVAGGIPDPLPAEIYCHSLTDPSILGPELRASGAQTLTLFGLQVPHRLVADGTADRAALWAAAERSLDSVLAEPIADVLYRAPDGSPCVEARTTGDLERDLGMVGGDIFHGDLAWPWATNDEPLETPAERWGVSSGVEGVLLCGSSARRGGAVSGIGGHNAAMAAWEILSGRTG; encoded by the coding sequence ATGAGCGCGATCCGCGACGTCGTCATCGTGGGCGGCGGGCACAACGCCCTCGTCGCCGCCGCCTACCTCGCCCGTGCGGGACGCACCGTCACGGTGCTCGAACGCCAGGGGCACGTCGGTGGCGCCGCCGTCTCGGAGCGGCCGTGGCCGGGTGTCGACGCCCGACTGTCGCGCTACTCCTACCTCGTCAGCCTGCTCCCCCGCACCGTGATCGATGACCTCGGCCTCCGCATCCGCCTCGAACGCCGCCGCTACTCGTCGTACACGCCGATGCCGGATGCCCCGGACCGCGGCATCCTGATCGACAACGCGGATGCCGCGGCCACCGCCGCGAGCTTCGCCCACGCGACGGGCGACGGACGCGAGGCGGCACGGTTCGCCGAGTTCTACGAACGACTCGCGCCGGTCGGTGCGACGCTCTTCCCGACCGTGACGGCGCCGCTGCGGCGAGAGGCGGACGTCCGCGCGTCGATCGGCGACGACGCACTATGGGATGCCGTGACCCGGCAGCCGCTCGGAGCGTTGATGCGCGACTCCTTCGACACGGACGTGGCGCGCGGCATCGCCTTCACCGACGGGCTCATCGGGACATTCGCCCGGTCGGACGATGCGTCGCTGCGCCAGAACCGCTGCTTCCTCTACCACGTGATCGGCGGCGGAACCGGGGACTGGGACGTCCCCGTCGGCGGGATGGGCGCGGTCAGCGGCGAGCTCGAGCGGGCGGCGCGCGCCGCCGGCGCCGAGATCCGCACCGATACGGAGGTCGTCTCCGTCTCGCCCGACGGCGAGGTCGAGATCGCCGGGGGCGAACGGCTCGGCGCCCGCGTGGTGATGAGCGGGGTCGGCGCAGCGGTGCTCGACCGCCTCCTGCGAGCCGGCGGCGCGGCCGGCACGAACGCGCCGCCGCCGGAGGGGGCGCAGATCAAGGTCAACATGCTGCTCGCTCGACTGCCGCGCCTCCGCGACACGGAGGTCGACCCGCGGGCGGCCTTCGCGGGCACGTTCCACATCAACGAGACGCTGTCGCAGGTGGATGCCGCGTATTACCGCGCAGTGGCCGGCGGCATCCCGGATCCACTGCCCGCGGAGATCTACTGCCACTCGCTGACGGACCCGTCGATCCTGGGTCCGGAGCTGCGGGCGTCGGGAGCGCAGACTCTGACTCTGTTCGGCCTGCAGGTGCCGCACCGCCTGGTGGCCGACGGCACCGCGGATCGCGCCGCGCTGTGGGCGGCCGCGGAACGATCGCTGGATTCGGTGCTCGCCGAGCCGATCGCCGATGTCCTCTACCGTGCCCCGGACGGGTCGCCTTGCGTCGAGGCGCGCACGACCGGTGACCTCGAACGCGACCTCGGCATGGTCGGCGGCGACATCTTCCACGGCGACCTGGCCTGGCCCTGGGCGACCAACGACGAACCGCTCGAGACGCCCGCCGAACGGTGGGGAGTCTCGAGCGGTGTCGAGGGTGTGCTGCTGTGCGGATCGAGCGCACGCCGGGGCGGAGCGGTCAGCGGGATCGGTGGCCACAACGCCGCGATGGCGGCATGGGAGATCCTTTCGGGCCGGACCGGCTGA
- a CDS encoding sugar phosphate isomerase/epimerase — translation MALPLASVQLYTLAKEFSEDMSGSLDKLAALGLRNVEAFDFVRRPDEIRAALDASGLASPTGHAPLLSDELWTPDGSIPTPAPEVVFEAAAKIGMTTVIDPFVPAERWFTEEGVADIAERLNRLVETAAGFGMTVGYHNHAQEFVKSFDGQTAYERFLELTDDRVEIELDLFWALTGGQDVPALVEKLGDRLVAVHVKDGIAPASNPWAPGADSFGSDSLEQLRAGTGDVPLAASLQAGTGIKYAVIEYDKAPGDVFEDIAASYAFLKDGGFIA, via the coding sequence ATGGCTCTGCCACTTGCCTCAGTCCAGCTCTACACACTCGCCAAAGAGTTCAGCGAGGACATGTCCGGATCGCTCGACAAGCTGGCCGCACTGGGCCTGCGCAACGTGGAGGCGTTCGACTTCGTGCGGCGCCCCGACGAGATCCGCGCGGCCCTCGACGCCAGCGGTCTCGCCTCGCCGACCGGACACGCACCGCTGCTGTCCGACGAGCTGTGGACGCCGGACGGTTCGATCCCCACCCCCGCCCCCGAGGTCGTCTTCGAGGCAGCGGCGAAGATCGGGATGACGACGGTCATCGACCCGTTCGTCCCCGCCGAGCGCTGGTTCACCGAAGAGGGCGTCGCCGACATCGCCGAGCGCCTCAACCGGCTCGTCGAGACCGCGGCCGGTTTCGGCATGACGGTTGGCTACCACAACCACGCGCAGGAGTTCGTGAAGAGCTTCGACGGGCAGACCGCCTACGAGCGCTTCCTCGAGCTCACCGACGACCGCGTCGAGATCGAACTCGACCTGTTCTGGGCGCTCACCGGCGGACAAGACGTGCCTGCTCTCGTCGAGAAGCTCGGCGACCGTCTCGTCGCCGTGCACGTGAAGGACGGCATCGCGCCGGCATCCAACCCGTGGGCACCCGGAGCCGACTCGTTCGGCTCCGACTCGCTCGAGCAGCTGCGCGCCGGCACCGGTGACGTTCCGCTCGCCGCGTCGCTGCAGGCCGGCACGGGCATCAAGTACGCCGTGATCGAGTACGACAAGGCGCCCGGCGACGTGTTCGAGGACATCGCCGCGTCGTACGCCTTCCTGAAGGACGGCGGGTTCATCGCATGA
- a CDS encoding DHA2 family efflux MFS transporter permease subunit — translation MAKDSRRWLGLVFISVAVSLIIVDSTIVNVAVPSIVEELKISSTEVQWVQEVYTLVFASLLLLFGAFADRFGRRRIMLLGVSIFAASSVLASFAPTGELLILARFVQGIGGAMILPTTLSLINSTFRGRERGIAFAVWGSTIGGMAAVGPLLGGWLTTAFSWRWAFGINIPLGIIIVIGVLLTVAESRESRRRSIDGVGALLSIVLFGSLVFGLIEGRTFGWWTAEDGLTIAGWTWPLSISPIPFAFAVTLVALVLFIWWGLRRARLGKDPLIEFSLLGISSFRNGNIAALVVSLGEFGLILALPLWLQFVLGFDALQVGFLLLALAGGSFVASGAAGAFSGKVPAVVVVRVGILAEIIGIAWAGVIIGPDAAWGWLIPALAIYGFGVGLATAQLTGVILQDVPVEKSGQGSGIQSTSRQVGSALGVAILGTVLFTTTGGVLASSLDDAGIPAASADKVVSAVVDSAGAAIAGLEADPANAHIADAARTAFSDGTRASALTAAGFLVIGLGATFALGSGKRRDEDARPEERVAES, via the coding sequence ATGGCGAAAGACTCCCGACGCTGGCTCGGTCTCGTCTTCATCAGCGTTGCCGTATCGCTCATCATCGTCGACTCGACGATCGTGAACGTCGCGGTGCCCTCGATCGTCGAGGAGCTGAAGATCAGCTCCACCGAGGTCCAGTGGGTGCAGGAGGTCTACACGCTCGTCTTCGCCTCGCTGCTGCTGCTCTTCGGTGCTTTCGCCGACCGCTTCGGCAGGCGACGGATCATGCTCCTCGGTGTCTCGATCTTCGCGGCATCGTCGGTGCTGGCGAGCTTCGCTCCGACCGGTGAGCTGCTGATCCTTGCGCGCTTCGTGCAGGGGATCGGCGGCGCGATGATCCTCCCGACGACCCTCTCGCTCATCAACTCGACCTTCCGCGGTCGTGAGCGCGGCATCGCGTTCGCGGTGTGGGGATCGACCATCGGCGGCATGGCGGCCGTCGGGCCGCTGCTCGGCGGCTGGCTCACGACGGCCTTCTCGTGGCGCTGGGCCTTCGGCATCAACATCCCGCTCGGCATCATCATCGTGATCGGCGTGTTGCTCACGGTCGCCGAGTCCCGGGAGTCCCGCCGACGGTCGATCGACGGCGTCGGTGCGCTGCTGTCGATCGTGCTCTTCGGGTCCCTCGTGTTCGGCCTCATCGAAGGCCGCACGTTCGGCTGGTGGACGGCGGAGGACGGGCTCACGATCGCCGGCTGGACCTGGCCCCTGTCGATCTCCCCGATCCCGTTCGCCTTCGCTGTCACCCTCGTCGCGCTGGTCCTCTTCATCTGGTGGGGGCTCCGCCGTGCGAGGCTGGGCAAAGACCCGCTCATCGAGTTCTCGCTCCTCGGCATCTCATCGTTCCGCAACGGCAACATCGCGGCCCTGGTGGTCTCGCTCGGCGAGTTCGGCCTCATCCTCGCGCTGCCGCTCTGGCTGCAGTTCGTCCTCGGATTCGATGCCCTGCAGGTCGGCTTCCTCCTCCTCGCTCTCGCCGGAGGGTCGTTCGTCGCGAGCGGGGCGGCGGGTGCGTTCAGCGGCAAGGTTCCGGCAGTGGTCGTCGTGCGCGTCGGCATCCTCGCCGAGATCATCGGCATCGCGTGGGCGGGTGTCATCATCGGACCGGATGCCGCTTGGGGTTGGCTCATTCCTGCGCTCGCCATCTACGGCTTCGGTGTCGGACTCGCGACGGCGCAGCTCACGGGCGTCATCTTGCAGGACGTCCCGGTCGAGAAGTCGGGTCAGGGCTCCGGCATCCAATCCACGTCGCGCCAGGTCGGTTCGGCGCTCGGCGTCGCGATCCTCGGCACGGTACTGTTCACGACCACGGGAGGCGTGCTCGCATCATCCCTCGACGATGCCGGCATCCCCGCGGCGTCGGCAGACAAGGTCGTGTCCGCGGTCGTCGATTCGGCGGGCGCCGCGATTGCGGGACTCGAGGCGGACCCCGCAAACGCGCACATAGCGGATGCCGCCCGCACCGCGTTCTCCGACGGCACCCGGGCCTCGGCGCTGACCGCAGCCGGATTCCTCGTCATCGGTCTGGGGGCGACCTTCGCCCTCGGCTCCGGTAAGCGCCGCGACGAGGATGCGCGGCCCGAGGAGCGAGTCGCCGAGTCGTAG
- a CDS encoding LysM peptidoglycan-binding domain-containing protein, whose protein sequence is MERREKVLVGIAVGAVVGLLALAAPAIIGMIPTDEVVAEAPPSSAAPEPIASTPPPRPTLEPTQPAPVETTPAPPESKCDGVPVGKDRGSISPGAEGVVERSNAKGLSTVYRVVSNDSYWAIIERFCLDSDEFNAANNFAGADDIYEGDFLAILPEGQSTAAALNEAKKGGYRTHQDCDGIARISLGKPNAEGRIPVSTTGTVVDSGTGEYAEGPVEKVDGKPTYYTVQPGDTYRGIGDRFCIDAITVQAFNEAGGPERVLQPGDRVQLRPTSRTIESKG, encoded by the coding sequence GTGGAGCGGCGAGAAAAAGTCCTGGTCGGAATCGCCGTGGGGGCCGTCGTCGGATTGCTTGCCCTTGCGGCGCCGGCAATCATCGGCATGATCCCGACCGACGAGGTCGTCGCCGAAGCGCCGCCGTCGTCCGCCGCTCCGGAGCCGATCGCATCGACCCCGCCACCGCGCCCGACACTCGAACCGACGCAGCCCGCTCCGGTCGAAACCACCCCCGCGCCGCCCGAGAGCAAGTGCGACGGCGTTCCCGTGGGCAAGGACCGAGGATCGATCTCACCGGGAGCGGAGGGGGTCGTCGAGCGCTCGAACGCGAAGGGGCTGTCCACCGTGTACCGGGTCGTGTCGAACGATTCCTACTGGGCGATCATCGAGCGGTTCTGTCTCGACAGCGACGAGTTCAACGCCGCGAACAACTTCGCCGGGGCAGACGACATCTACGAGGGCGACTTCCTCGCGATCCTCCCCGAGGGGCAGTCGACCGCCGCCGCGCTCAACGAGGCGAAGAAGGGTGGCTACCGCACCCACCAGGACTGCGACGGCATCGCCCGAATCTCTCTGGGGAAGCCGAACGCGGAGGGTCGGATCCCCGTGAGCACGACCGGCACGGTCGTCGACAGCGGCACGGGCGAGTACGCCGAAGGCCCGGTGGAGAAGGTCGATGGGAAGCCCACCTATTACACCGTGCAGCCCGGCGACACGTACCGCGGCATCGGTGACCGATTCTGCATCGACGCCATCACGGTGCAAGCGTTCAACGAAGCGGGGGGACCGGAGCGCGTCCTGCAGCCGGGAGACCGCGTGCAGCTGCGGCCAACGAGCCGAACGATCGAGTCCAAGGGGTGA
- a CDS encoding Gfo/Idh/MocA family oxidoreductase has protein sequence MTGPVGVGIVGAGVISQTYLENLTSFPDVKVVAIGDMIPERAKAKAEEHGVPSWGTLEDVLSNPDVELVVNLTIPESHIAVSSQAVAAGKHVWTEKPLGLDREGARQLLKDADAAGVRVGSAPDTILGPGFQSAKRAIAEGVIGTPLFVQTAFQTQGPDLWHPEPAFLFAKGAGPLLDMGPYYFSALVSLLGPIAGVAARGSRFRTERHIHTGPRAGETFPVEVPSSVQVLSTFEGGQHGTHLLSFDSALERHGVVEIHGTEGSIVLPDPNRFDGPTRYVKPLGVFRDGMKTEQEWIDVEQQGTVVGRGLGVLDMVRAIADGRPHVATGELGFHVLDVLLSAQDSAETGQYLEIDSTVAPVPPVPVDFDPFASTL, from the coding sequence ATGACCGGGCCCGTCGGAGTCGGCATCGTCGGTGCCGGTGTCATCAGCCAGACCTACCTCGAGAACCTGACGTCGTTTCCCGACGTCAAGGTCGTCGCCATCGGCGACATGATCCCCGAGCGCGCGAAAGCGAAGGCCGAAGAGCACGGCGTCCCGTCGTGGGGAACGCTCGAGGACGTCCTCAGCAACCCCGACGTCGAGCTCGTGGTGAACCTCACGATCCCCGAGTCGCACATCGCGGTCTCCTCGCAGGCGGTCGCCGCCGGCAAGCACGTGTGGACCGAGAAGCCGCTGGGCCTCGACCGCGAGGGCGCTCGTCAGCTGCTGAAGGATGCGGATGCCGCCGGTGTCCGCGTCGGCTCGGCTCCCGACACGATCCTCGGTCCGGGCTTCCAGTCCGCGAAGCGCGCCATCGCCGAGGGCGTCATCGGCACGCCCCTGTTCGTGCAGACGGCGTTCCAGACGCAGGGGCCCGACCTGTGGCATCCCGAGCCGGCATTCCTGTTCGCGAAGGGTGCGGGGCCGCTCCTCGACATGGGGCCGTACTACTTCTCGGCCCTCGTGAGCCTCCTCGGTCCGATCGCCGGCGTCGCCGCGCGCGGCTCGCGATTCCGCACGGAGCGTCACATCCATACCGGTCCCCGTGCCGGTGAGACCTTCCCCGTCGAGGTGCCCTCGTCGGTGCAGGTGCTGTCGACGTTCGAGGGCGGCCAGCACGGCACGCACCTGCTGAGCTTCGACTCCGCACTCGAGCGTCACGGCGTCGTGGAGATCCACGGCACCGAGGGTTCGATCGTGCTGCCCGACCCCAACCGGTTCGACGGCCCCACCCGTTACGTGAAGCCGCTGGGCGTCTTCCGCGACGGCATGAAGACCGAGCAGGAGTGGATCGACGTCGAGCAGCAGGGCACGGTCGTCGGCCGTGGCCTCGGTGTGCTCGACATGGTTCGCGCCATCGCTGACGGTCGCCCGCACGTCGCGACCGGCGAGCTCGGCTTCCACGTCCTCGACGTGCTGCTCTCGGCGCAGGACTCGGCCGAGACAGGTCAGTACCTCGAGATCGACAGCACGGTCGCGCCGGTCCCGCCGGTGCCGGTCGATTTCGACCCGTTCGCCAGCACGCTCTGA
- a CDS encoding BLUF domain-containing protein, protein MTATDETVFSVVYSSTATEPMDDDALRELLEQCRASNAERDVTGMLLYRNGRFIQILEGPEQAVRETMGKIERDPRHDRLRVLIDEFIDERHFAEWTMGYEAITTSHGDAPEGFRDTFDDLEGHGDPSATLRAARELSLWFRVRSGLTA, encoded by the coding sequence ATGACAGCCACCGACGAGACGGTTTTCTCCGTCGTCTACTCGAGCACGGCGACCGAGCCGATGGACGATGACGCGCTCCGCGAGTTGCTGGAACAGTGCCGCGCGTCCAATGCGGAACGCGACGTGACCGGGATGCTGCTGTATCGAAACGGCCGCTTCATCCAGATCCTCGAGGGCCCCGAGCAGGCCGTCCGCGAAACGATGGGGAAGATCGAACGCGACCCGCGCCACGACCGTCTGCGGGTACTGATCGACGAGTTCATCGACGAGCGCCACTTCGCGGAATGGACGATGGGCTATGAGGCGATCACGACCTCCCACGGCGACGCACCCGAAGGTTTCCGGGATACGTTCGACGACCTCGAAGGCCATGGCGACCCGTCGGCGACCCTCCGCGCTGCGCGCGAGCTGAGCCTCTGGTTCCGCGTGCGCTCGGGGCTCACCGCCTGA
- a CDS encoding FBP domain-containing protein — protein sequence MRPLTEDELRKALVNATRDERERLELPHDFPILEWDHLDFLAWRDPTTRSRGYVIAELAGEPTGIVLRASSGSSQGSSAMCNICHTLQPGNQVAMFTARRTGDAGDRGDSVGTYVCADLTCHDNVRIAGPLAPSEVRASVDRRIDGTRHRLESFVERVATAA from the coding sequence ATGCGGCCGCTGACAGAAGATGAGTTGCGCAAAGCGCTGGTCAACGCCACGAGGGACGAGCGGGAACGTCTCGAACTGCCCCACGACTTCCCGATCCTCGAATGGGATCACCTCGACTTCCTCGCCTGGCGCGACCCCACGACGCGCAGCCGCGGCTACGTGATCGCCGAGCTCGCGGGCGAGCCCACGGGCATCGTGCTGCGCGCGTCGAGCGGCTCATCGCAGGGCAGCTCCGCCATGTGCAACATCTGCCACACGTTGCAGCCCGGCAACCAGGTCGCAATGTTCACCGCACGAAGGACAGGGGATGCCGGTGACCGCGGCGACAGCGTCGGCACCTACGTGTGCGCTGATCTGACCTGTCACGACAACGTGCGGATCGCCGGCCCCCTGGCGCCGAGCGAGGTCCGCGCGAGCGTCGATCGACGCATCGACGGCACGCGACACCGGCTGGAATCCTTCGTCGAACGGGTGGCCACCGCCGCCTGA
- a CDS encoding YajQ family cyclic di-GMP-binding protein: MASDSSFDIVSKIDRQEAENALNQARKEVEQRYDFKGTGASIEWSGDSVLIKANSEERAKAVLDVFQSKVIKRGISLKSLDSADPVASGKEYRIVTTLKEGISSEDAKKVSKLIRDEGPKSVKSQIQGDELRVQSKSRDDLQEVQRMLKAADLDVDLQFINYR; encoded by the coding sequence ATGGCCAGCGACAGTTCATTCGACATCGTCAGCAAGATCGATCGTCAAGAGGCAGAGAACGCCCTCAACCAGGCTCGCAAAGAGGTCGAGCAGCGGTACGACTTCAAGGGCACCGGCGCCTCGATCGAGTGGAGCGGGGATTCGGTTCTCATCAAGGCGAACAGCGAAGAGCGGGCGAAGGCCGTGCTCGACGTGTTCCAGTCGAAGGTGATCAAGCGGGGCATCTCGCTCAAGAGTCTCGACTCGGCCGACCCGGTGGCGTCCGGCAAGGAGTACCGCATCGTCACGACCCTGAAAGAGGGCATCTCTTCGGAGGACGCGAAGAAGGTCAGCAAGCTGATCCGCGACGAGGGCCCCAAGTCGGTCAAGTCCCAGATTCAGGGCGATGAGTTGCGCGTGCAGTCGAAGTCCCGCGACGACCTGCAGGAAGTGCAGCGGATGCTGAAGGCCGCCGACCTCGACGTCGACCTGCAGTTCATCAACTACCGCTGA
- a CDS encoding M23 family metallopeptidase: MSDAEVVAAQAVAAMGEVIAMVQAAEEPALRRRRSRATASVEAHATETPASDAAPASIAESVVSEAAAAALPLRRRARAPRPAASVTPVPAAAPVREFLGETIVLPAAGSTHSAADENVPTIDEFELAAKAFSFTGETPIQVARAAADAEERAKPTTRVRMADQPPRPRRGRIVFKRLAAASFSVSVVGVVGLLAIGTTTPVAAVGAFGQQVRGDITLASTATDADAPEIQAYVAGSTVASGDLARSDEYDIESMADVAADSGVTKFAGTWVNDATAEVQWPFPVGVPISAQFGSRSYMSKFSRPHHGTDFTPGAGAEVHAVAGGTVRIATEAGGDYGVTVVLDHIIDGKLVSTRYGHMQYGSLRVSPGETVKAGDVIGRVGSTGKSTGAHLHLEVLLGGTTRIDPLPWLKEHTQG; this comes from the coding sequence GTGAGTGACGCCGAGGTCGTCGCCGCGCAGGCCGTTGCCGCCATGGGTGAGGTCATCGCGATGGTCCAGGCTGCCGAGGAGCCCGCGCTGCGTCGTCGCCGCTCCCGCGCCACCGCATCGGTCGAGGCTCACGCCACCGAGACGCCGGCATCCGACGCTGCTCCCGCCTCGATCGCAGAGTCCGTCGTCTCCGAGGCGGCCGCAGCCGCTCTTCCGCTCCGCCGCCGGGCACGCGCACCCCGCCCCGCGGCTTCCGTCACGCCGGTTCCCGCTGCCGCTCCGGTTCGCGAGTTCCTCGGTGAGACGATCGTCCTTCCCGCCGCGGGGTCCACGCACTCCGCGGCTGACGAGAACGTCCCGACCATCGACGAGTTCGAGCTCGCGGCCAAGGCCTTCTCGTTCACCGGCGAGACCCCGATCCAGGTGGCTCGTGCGGCTGCCGACGCGGAGGAGCGGGCGAAGCCGACGACGCGGGTGCGCATGGCCGACCAGCCGCCTCGCCCCCGGCGGGGTCGGATCGTGTTCAAGCGGCTTGCCGCGGCATCCTTCTCGGTCAGCGTGGTCGGTGTCGTCGGTCTTCTCGCCATCGGGACGACCACCCCCGTCGCTGCTGTCGGCGCATTCGGTCAGCAGGTGCGCGGCGACATAACGCTCGCGAGCACCGCGACGGACGCCGACGCTCCCGAGATCCAGGCGTACGTCGCCGGTTCGACGGTCGCATCGGGAGATCTGGCCCGTTCCGACGAGTACGACATCGAGTCCATGGCCGATGTCGCCGCGGACTCCGGTGTGACGAAGTTCGCCGGCACCTGGGTGAACGACGCCACCGCCGAGGTGCAGTGGCCGTTCCCCGTGGGTGTGCCGATCTCGGCTCAGTTCGGGTCGAGGTCGTACATGTCGAAGTTCTCGCGCCCTCACCACGGCACGGACTTCACCCCGGGCGCCGGCGCGGAAGTTCACGCCGTCGCCGGAGGGACCGTCCGCATCGCCACCGAGGCCGGTGGTGACTACGGCGTGACCGTCGTCCTCGACCACATCATCGACGGCAAGCTCGTCTCGACTCGTTACGGCCACATGCAGTACGGCTCGCTCCGCGTCTCGCCCGGTGAGACGGTCAAGGCCGGCGACGTCATCGGTCGCGTCGGCAGCACGGGCAAGTCGACCGGCGCTCACCTGCACCTCGAGGTGCTGCTGGGCGGCACGACTCGGATCGATCCGCTCCCGTGGCTGAAGGAGCACACCCAGGGCTGA
- a CDS encoding inositol monophosphatase family protein — MDAAALADLALDIAREAGALALRRRQEGVSIAATKSVIADIVTEADREVEELIRARLAAERPGDGFLGEESGAERGTADVTWVVDPIDGTVNYAYGMPHYAVSIAAVTGEPTPPTWTALAGVVHNPAVGETFHAIRGGGAWLGEHRLAVSGVGAAGGLVATGFGYDPKHHEEDLARVAAVMPMLRDLRRAGAASLDLAYVAAGRLDGYFERGLHPWDHAAGALLVTEAGGMITGSPDGFPGRDMTIAAGPELFARLTATIGL, encoded by the coding sequence ATGGATGCCGCCGCGCTCGCCGACCTCGCTCTCGACATCGCCCGGGAAGCCGGCGCGCTCGCGCTCCGACGCCGGCAGGAGGGCGTGTCGATCGCGGCGACGAAGTCCGTGATCGCCGACATCGTCACCGAAGCCGACCGCGAGGTCGAAGAGCTCATCCGCGCGCGGCTGGCCGCCGAACGCCCCGGCGACGGGTTCCTCGGCGAGGAGTCGGGCGCCGAGCGCGGGACCGCCGACGTGACCTGGGTCGTCGACCCGATCGATGGCACGGTGAACTACGCCTATGGGATGCCGCACTACGCCGTCAGCATCGCGGCGGTCACCGGCGAACCCACGCCCCCGACGTGGACCGCTCTCGCCGGTGTGGTCCACAACCCGGCGGTCGGCGAGACGTTCCACGCGATCCGCGGCGGCGGCGCCTGGCTGGGAGAGCACCGCCTGGCCGTCTCGGGTGTCGGCGCGGCGGGTGGGCTCGTCGCCACGGGGTTCGGGTACGACCCGAAGCACCACGAAGAGGACCTCGCTCGCGTCGCGGCGGTCATGCCGATGCTCCGCGATCTGCGCCGCGCGGGGGCGGCGTCGCTCGACCTCGCCTACGTGGCCGCGGGGCGTCTCGACGGCTACTTCGAGCGCGGCCTGCACCCGTGGGACCACGCGGCCGGCGCGCTGCTCGTGACCGAAGCGGGCGGCATGATCACGGGGTCGCCCGACGGGTTCCCGGGGCGGGACATGACCATCGCGGCCGGCCCGGAGCTGTTCGCGCGGCTGACCGCGACGATCGGGTTGTGA
- a CDS encoding metallophosphoesterase: protein MTTRLLLISDTHIPGRARRLPDAVLREADAADVIVHAGDWVAASVLDELREHGDVLGVYGNNDGDDLRAVLPEVARREVEGVRISVVHETGQKLRREERMDAAFPDTDLLVFGHSHIPWDTTTPGGMRLLNPGSPTDRRRQPDHTLMTLEVADGGIRSVEIHTL from the coding sequence GTGACGACCCGACTGCTGCTGATCTCCGACACCCACATCCCCGGCCGCGCTCGCCGACTGCCTGACGCGGTGCTGCGCGAAGCGGATGCCGCAGATGTCATCGTCCACGCGGGGGACTGGGTCGCGGCATCCGTTCTCGACGAGCTCCGCGAGCACGGGGACGTGCTCGGCGTGTACGGCAACAACGACGGCGACGATCTGCGCGCCGTGCTGCCGGAGGTCGCCCGCCGAGAGGTCGAGGGGGTCCGCATTTCGGTCGTCCACGAGACCGGGCAGAAACTCCGACGCGAGGAACGGATGGATGCCGCGTTCCCCGACACGGATCTCCTCGTCTTCGGTCACAGCCACATCCCGTGGGACACGACGACGCCGGGCGGGATGCGGCTGCTCAACCCCGGGTCCCCGACGGACCGTCGGCGTCAACCCGATCACACCCTGATGACACTCGAAGTGGCGGACGGCGGCATCCGTTCCGTCGAAATCCACACTCTCTGA